In Rariglobus hedericola, the following proteins share a genomic window:
- the cax gene encoding calcium/proton exchanger, producing the protein MSAQTNTSGWSGIFRPLDWLLLAVPVSFALRYVSAWRNDTLLFIITGLAIIPLAGWMGRATEHLSARAGQGLGSLLNATFGNAAELIIALMALSKGLTGVVKASLTGSIIGNILLVLGASMLAGGMRFNRQTFNQTAARISATSLSLAAIGLIIPTVFHLASDRQPGGWTPQAEQSLSLAIAVVLFITYIFWLIFSLFTHKKLFTGAEAAGHAEEKDAAWSVTKAVTILLMATTLVAFMSEFLVGSVEAAREQLGLTEVFVGVIIVAVIGNAAEHSTAVMMALKNKTDLSLGIAIGSSLQIALFVAPVLVFASYLFGQPMTLEFTLPEIAAVALSVWIVTEISGDGECNWLEGVQLLSVYVILAILFFFLPEPAHVQSASDSLAPAAGSAFNPASETNSTAPIPAR; encoded by the coding sequence ATGTCTGCCCAAACCAACACCTCCGGCTGGTCCGGCATTTTCAGGCCGCTCGACTGGCTGCTGCTGGCCGTGCCCGTTTCGTTCGCCCTCCGCTATGTTTCCGCGTGGAGAAACGACACGCTGCTTTTCATCATCACCGGCCTCGCGATCATTCCGCTCGCCGGTTGGATGGGCCGCGCAACCGAGCATCTCAGCGCGCGCGCCGGCCAGGGCCTCGGCAGTCTGCTCAACGCTACGTTTGGCAACGCCGCTGAATTGATCATCGCGCTGATGGCGCTTTCGAAAGGCCTGACCGGCGTGGTGAAGGCCTCTCTCACCGGCTCGATCATCGGTAACATTCTCCTCGTGCTCGGCGCGTCGATGCTGGCGGGCGGCATGCGGTTTAACCGCCAGACGTTCAACCAAACGGCCGCACGCATTTCAGCCACTTCACTCAGCCTCGCGGCCATCGGGCTGATCATTCCCACGGTCTTCCACCTCGCGTCCGACCGCCAGCCCGGTGGCTGGACGCCTCAAGCCGAGCAGAGTCTTTCCCTCGCCATCGCGGTGGTGCTCTTCATCACCTATATCTTCTGGCTGATTTTTTCGCTCTTCACCCACAAGAAACTGTTCACCGGAGCCGAAGCCGCCGGACACGCGGAGGAAAAAGATGCCGCATGGTCCGTCACGAAAGCCGTCACCATCCTGCTGATGGCGACAACCCTGGTTGCATTTATGAGCGAGTTTTTGGTCGGCTCCGTCGAGGCGGCCCGCGAACAACTCGGCCTCACCGAAGTATTCGTAGGCGTGATCATCGTGGCGGTTATCGGCAACGCCGCCGAGCACTCCACCGCGGTGATGATGGCGCTTAAAAACAAAACCGATCTCAGCCTCGGCATCGCCATCGGATCGAGTCTGCAAATCGCCCTCTTCGTGGCGCCCGTGCTCGTATTCGCGTCCTACCTTTTCGGCCAGCCGATGACGCTGGAATTTACGCTGCCGGAAATCGCCGCCGTCGCGTTGTCCGTCTGGATCGTCACCGAGATCAGTGGCGATGGTGAGTGCAACTGGCTCGAAGGCGTGCAGCTCCTCTCGGTCTACGTGATCCTCGCCATTCTCTTTTTCTTCCTGCCCGAGCCGGCCCACGTGCAAAGCGCGTCCGACTCGCTTGCGCCAGCCGCAGGGAGCGCGTTTAATCCCGCGTCGGAAACAAATTCCACCGCGCCCATTCCCGCGCGCTAA
- a CDS encoding glycoside hydrolase family 15 protein yields the protein MNNPDAMPASQRSAPGAPGIEPRWTSSAKDGVGTAYSTGAQVWFTLSHGIVNELYFPHVDTPNTRDLQFLITDGETFCHEEKRDLDHKVEYPERNTLLYRLTNSEPTGRYRIIKEIIVEPHSSALLIQTRVEISDPSLRGKLRIYVLLAPHLNGTGKNNSARLHEAGGRKLIHAWRDPIHLMLGCTPDFTRRSVGFAGTSDGWRDLMDNFKMDWEFESAEDGNIAVLGEVDLSGGLEFTLAVAFGFDAQTASTLFLQAMATPFAQQREKFVAQWKRKHADTDGTGYSEELASLIRLSHCVLLAHEDKLFQGAFVASLSIPWGETKDDSDRGGYHLVWTRDMVHTATALLACGESESALRALVWLASIQDTDGCLPQNSSIRGEAFWTGIQLDEVAAPILLAWHLRREDALRQFDPWTLVTRAALFLIQNGPVTGQERWEENAGYSPSTLASIIAGIVCAADFAHARNDTVAEKFLLEYADWLAGHVEEWTATSCGELVPGKPRHYIRITPAEPANPLVSPVPDTATITVANGGGSHRARNIVGGDFLQLVRLGVRAANDPLIVDSLEVIDAVLKRDLPQGPCWRRYNHDGYGQKADGSAYDGTGEGRTWPLLTGERGHYELAAGRDALPFLEAMSRFSNEGGMLPEQLWDDADLPDGRMKLGRPSGSAMPLCWSHAEYIALARSRTDGVPFDRPEPVYQRYAIKKTESRMEMWTFMHQLQSIAAGKTLRVITAAPAKVRWSADNWATVNDNDSQDTGFGCHWIDLPTQKLPADAAIVFTFQWAEKWEGRNFTVKITTSGG from the coding sequence ATGAATAATCCTGACGCCATGCCTGCCTCTCAACGCTCCGCTCCGGGTGCGCCCGGGATTGAGCCGCGCTGGACTTCGAGCGCCAAGGACGGCGTCGGCACCGCCTATTCAACGGGCGCGCAGGTGTGGTTCACGCTCAGTCACGGCATCGTCAACGAACTCTATTTTCCGCACGTCGATACGCCGAACACGCGCGATCTCCAGTTCCTGATCACCGATGGCGAAACCTTCTGTCACGAGGAGAAGCGCGATCTCGATCACAAGGTGGAATACCCCGAGAGGAACACGCTGCTTTACCGTCTCACCAACAGCGAGCCGACCGGTCGCTACCGTATCATCAAGGAAATTATCGTGGAGCCGCACTCATCGGCTCTGCTCATCCAGACCCGCGTTGAAATCTCTGATCCTTCGCTGCGCGGGAAGCTGCGCATCTACGTGTTGCTCGCTCCGCACCTCAACGGCACGGGGAAAAATAACTCGGCCCGACTGCACGAGGCCGGTGGACGGAAACTCATCCACGCCTGGCGCGATCCGATCCATCTGATGCTCGGCTGCACACCTGATTTTACGCGGCGCTCGGTGGGCTTCGCCGGCACGAGCGATGGTTGGCGGGACTTGATGGATAATTTCAAAATGGACTGGGAGTTCGAATCCGCCGAGGACGGTAACATTGCCGTGCTCGGTGAAGTGGATCTCTCCGGCGGACTCGAATTCACCCTCGCGGTCGCGTTCGGTTTCGATGCGCAAACCGCCTCGACGCTTTTTTTGCAGGCGATGGCCACGCCGTTTGCGCAACAACGCGAAAAGTTTGTCGCCCAGTGGAAACGCAAACACGCCGACACCGACGGCACGGGTTATTCGGAGGAGCTCGCGTCGTTGATCCGCCTGAGCCACTGCGTGCTGCTCGCGCATGAGGATAAACTGTTTCAAGGCGCCTTCGTCGCCTCGCTGAGCATCCCGTGGGGCGAGACGAAGGACGACAGCGACCGCGGAGGCTACCACCTCGTGTGGACTCGCGACATGGTTCACACCGCGACCGCGTTGCTGGCCTGCGGTGAATCCGAATCCGCCCTGCGCGCGCTCGTCTGGCTCGCGTCCATTCAGGACACCGACGGTTGTCTGCCGCAAAACTCCTCGATCCGTGGCGAAGCGTTTTGGACCGGTATCCAACTCGACGAAGTGGCCGCGCCGATCCTGCTCGCCTGGCACCTACGCCGCGAAGATGCGCTGCGGCAGTTCGACCCGTGGACACTGGTGACGCGCGCCGCGCTCTTCCTGATTCAAAACGGACCGGTTACCGGACAAGAACGGTGGGAGGAAAACGCCGGCTATTCCCCTTCGACGCTCGCTTCAATCATCGCGGGAATCGTGTGCGCGGCGGATTTTGCCCACGCGCGCAACGATACGGTCGCGGAAAAGTTTCTACTCGAATATGCCGACTGGCTGGCCGGCCACGTCGAGGAATGGACCGCGACTTCCTGCGGTGAACTCGTTCCGGGTAAACCGCGCCACTACATTCGTATCACGCCTGCCGAGCCGGCGAATCCGCTGGTCTCGCCCGTGCCGGATACCGCGACGATCACGGTCGCGAATGGCGGCGGCTCGCACCGTGCGCGCAACATTGTAGGCGGAGATTTTTTGCAACTGGTGCGGCTCGGCGTGCGCGCGGCGAACGATCCATTGATCGTCGATTCGCTGGAGGTGATCGACGCGGTGCTCAAACGCGATCTGCCGCAAGGGCCGTGCTGGCGACGCTACAACCACGACGGTTACGGGCAGAAAGCCGACGGTAGCGCTTACGACGGCACGGGTGAAGGCCGCACCTGGCCGCTGCTCACGGGCGAGCGCGGACACTACGAACTGGCCGCGGGGCGCGACGCGCTGCCGTTCCTTGAAGCGATGTCTCGTTTCTCCAACGAAGGCGGCATGTTGCCCGAGCAATTGTGGGACGACGCGGATCTTCCCGATGGCCGCATGAAGCTCGGCCGGCCCAGTGGTTCGGCCATGCCACTCTGTTGGTCGCATGCCGAATACATCGCACTCGCCCGCAGCCGGACCGACGGCGTGCCCTTCGATCGCCCCGAGCCCGTGTATCAACGCTACGCCATCAAGAAGACTGAAAGCCGGATGGAGATGTGGACCTTCATGCATCAGCTCCAGTCGATCGCCGCGGGCAAAACATTGCGCGTCATCACCGCCGCGCCCGCGAAGGTGCGTTGGAGTGCCGACAACTGGGCAACCGTTAACGACAACGACTCCCAGGATACGGGCTTCGGCTGCCACTGGATCGATCTGCCGACCCAGAAATTACCGGCGGATGCTGCCATCGTTTTCACGTTTCAATGGGCGGAGAAATGGGAAGGGAGAAACTTCACCGTGAAGATCACGACATCTGGCGGCTGA
- a CDS encoding DUF2254 domain-containing protein produces the protein MKLKLIKIRDKLADSFWFLPAVIALLAAVGALGLVMLDHHLGSDWIHDMGWIWSGGAQGARSVLAVVAGSVMTVVSIVFSLTITTLAQTSSHYGPRVLRNFTSDRGVQFTLGVFIATFVYSLLVLRTVRSVEEAIFVPYIAVNVGVLLALAALGVLIYFIHHVSQIIQAENLIASVGRDFQVTLPLLFPERIGEDAGATPAPDDADWEKAQQVEANENGYMQRVDDGRLIALATQHDLQIKLEKRPGEFVTKGICLLRILPKVKATEEIHRAMCSCFNLGEHRTPHQDALYSLQQLVEIAAHALSPGINEPFTALTCVDWIGASLRGAAERDQPSAERRDKDGRVRVVARPVTFEEMVTTSFDQIRNYGAGSPAVLITLVSTLASLLPYVRRPADREALIRQARLIAEDAGQIKNALDREQLTALLREKMGGYLALA, from the coding sequence ATGAAACTAAAATTGATTAAAATCCGGGATAAGCTCGCCGATTCATTTTGGTTTCTACCCGCAGTGATCGCGTTGCTCGCGGCGGTGGGCGCGCTCGGCTTGGTGATGCTCGACCATCATCTCGGCTCCGACTGGATTCACGACATGGGCTGGATCTGGTCGGGCGGGGCGCAAGGTGCGCGGAGTGTGCTGGCGGTCGTGGCGGGTTCGGTGATGACCGTGGTATCAATCGTGTTTTCGCTGACGATCACGACGCTCGCGCAGACGTCCTCGCATTACGGGCCGCGCGTGTTGCGCAACTTCACCTCGGACCGCGGCGTGCAGTTCACGCTGGGCGTCTTTATTGCGACCTTCGTTTACAGCCTGTTGGTGTTGCGCACGGTGCGTTCGGTGGAGGAGGCGATTTTTGTGCCGTATATCGCGGTCAACGTCGGCGTGCTGCTGGCGCTGGCGGCGCTGGGAGTTCTGATTTATTTCATCCACCACGTTTCGCAGATCATCCAAGCGGAGAACTTAATCGCCTCGGTGGGACGCGATTTCCAAGTAACGCTGCCGCTGCTTTTTCCCGAACGCATCGGCGAGGACGCGGGTGCGACGCCGGCTCCCGATGATGCGGATTGGGAGAAAGCGCAGCAGGTCGAGGCCAACGAAAATGGCTACATGCAACGCGTGGACGACGGGCGCTTGATCGCGCTCGCGACGCAGCACGATCTGCAAATCAAACTGGAGAAACGCCCGGGCGAATTCGTGACCAAGGGAATCTGCCTGCTGCGGATTTTGCCGAAGGTGAAAGCGACCGAAGAAATTCATCGCGCGATGTGCAGTTGTTTTAATCTCGGCGAGCACCGCACGCCGCATCAGGACGCGCTGTATTCGTTGCAGCAACTGGTCGAGATTGCTGCGCATGCGCTTTCGCCCGGCATCAACGAACCGTTCACGGCGCTGACCTGCGTGGACTGGATCGGCGCGTCACTACGCGGGGCGGCGGAGCGCGATCAACCGTCGGCCGAGCGGCGCGACAAGGACGGTCGGGTCCGCGTCGTGGCGCGGCCGGTTACCTTCGAGGAAATGGTGACGACGTCCTTTGACCAGATTCGCAATTACGGCGCGGGCAGTCCGGCGGTGTTGATCACATTGGTTTCCACGCTGGCGAGTCTGCTGCCCTACGTGCGCCGCCCTGCGGATCGTGAGGCGTTGATCCGGCAGGCGCGGCTGATCGCGGAAGATGCCGGACAAATCAAAAACGCGCTGGATCGCGAACAACTCACCGCGTTGTTGCGCGAAAAAATGGGCGGCTATCTCGCGCTGGCCTGA
- a CDS encoding TAXI family TRAP transporter solute-binding subunit: MDTPKARKRFPLVTTLIDNFGFSPGLALVVSLFITGLCVLAVIWVVKSAPPRKLYITSGPEGSSFQRWAGAYKDALAKHGVTLEVLPSSGSLNNLDRMLTKGPNGEIVDIGFISGGIAKEQKLDGLMSLGSVGYQPLWVFYRGNTTISRLSQLEGQRIAIGSTGSATRAIVQTLLQANGISGAPTVFSDLDSSSAAEALLQGQLDAVFLMGDSASTQTLRSLGRAPGIQLFTFTQADAYVRRNTFLNKISLPQGSLDLGKNLPAQDVVLVGPVVELVAREGLHSALSDLLLDVAKQVHGNASLLQKRGDFPVLVEHDFPLSDDAVRYYKSGKGILYRVVSSFWVASLLNRLLVAVVPLMLVVIPAIRLMPVAYRFRIQLKLYRCYRPLLRVERETYEPLTPERVQELLTQLEEIEVAVNRLKVPASFADRFYWLRRHLLFVRERVKNPGSTPDTASVGEG; this comes from the coding sequence ATGGATACACCCAAAGCCAGAAAACGGTTTCCTCTCGTCACCACGCTGATCGACAACTTCGGCTTTAGCCCGGGTCTGGCGCTGGTCGTCTCCCTGTTTATCACCGGCCTTTGCGTGCTAGCCGTCATCTGGGTCGTCAAATCCGCCCCGCCGCGGAAACTTTACATAACCAGCGGACCTGAAGGCAGCTCCTTCCAACGCTGGGCCGGCGCCTACAAGGATGCGCTCGCCAAGCACGGCGTGACCCTCGAAGTCCTCCCTTCGTCCGGTTCGCTCAACAATCTCGACCGCATGCTCACCAAAGGCCCCAACGGCGAGATCGTGGACATCGGTTTCATTTCCGGCGGCATCGCCAAGGAGCAAAAGCTCGACGGCTTGATGTCGCTCGGAAGCGTCGGCTACCAGCCACTCTGGGTCTTCTACCGGGGCAACACAACCATCAGCCGCCTCTCGCAACTCGAAGGCCAACGCATCGCCATCGGCTCCACCGGCAGCGCCACCCGTGCCATCGTGCAAACGTTGCTCCAGGCCAACGGCATCTCCGGCGCGCCCACGGTTTTCAGCGATCTCGATTCCTCGTCCGCCGCCGAAGCATTACTCCAAGGGCAGCTCGATGCGGTTTTCCTCATGGGCGACTCCGCCTCGACGCAAACCCTGCGCAGCCTCGGGCGCGCCCCGGGCATCCAGTTGTTCACGTTCACGCAGGCCGACGCCTATGTGCGCCGCAATACCTTCCTCAATAAAATCTCCCTCCCGCAGGGCTCGCTCGATCTCGGCAAAAACCTGCCCGCGCAAGACGTCGTGCTCGTCGGTCCCGTCGTCGAGCTCGTCGCCCGCGAAGGCCTGCACTCCGCCCTCTCCGACTTGTTGCTCGATGTCGCCAAACAAGTTCACGGAAACGCCAGCCTGCTCCAGAAACGCGGTGATTTCCCCGTGCTCGTGGAGCATGATTTCCCGCTGAGCGACGACGCCGTGCGTTACTACAAATCCGGCAAAGGCATTCTCTACCGCGTCGTCAGTTCGTTCTGGGTGGCCAGCTTGCTCAACCGTCTGCTCGTCGCCGTCGTGCCCCTTATGTTGGTGGTGATTCCCGCGATCCGCCTCATGCCGGTCGCCTATCGTTTCCGCATCCAATTAAAACTCTATCGTTGTTACCGCCCGCTGTTGCGCGTGGAGCGCGAAACCTACGAGCCCCTCACGCCCGAACGCGTGCAGGAGCTACTGACTCAACTCGAAGAGATCGAAGTCGCCGTCAACCGCCTCAAAGTCCCCGCCTCCTTCGCCGACCGCTTTTACTGGCTCCGCCGACACCTGCTCTTCGTGCGCGAACGCGTGAAAAACCCCGGCTCAACCCCGGACACTGCTTCTGTCGGCGAAGGTTGA
- a CDS encoding nucleotidyltransferase family protein has protein sequence MSSAPTLLVLAAGMGSRYGGLKQVDPVGPSGETILDYAVFDAIREGFGRVVFVIRKEFEEAFRTQVAAKYADKVKVDYVFQALDALPPGFAVPEGREKPWGTGHAVWCARDAVTEPFAVIGADDFFGRDAFRQLALFLREGAATEIEDAAPNFAMIGYRLANTLSENGAVSRGVCATGGDGYLEKVVEHTGIRREEVAATATGDADAEKKYTGEETVSMNCWAFTPEFFTGLNEQFEAFLEARGAEMKSEFYLPEAVSEQVAEGLATVEVRTTSASWFGVTYREDKPRVQVALAELVAGGDYPAQLFPVA, from the coding sequence ATGAGTTCCGCTCCCACTCTTCTCGTTCTCGCCGCCGGCATGGGCTCCCGCTACGGCGGTTTGAAGCAAGTCGATCCCGTCGGGCCTTCGGGTGAGACGATTCTGGATTACGCGGTATTCGATGCGATCCGCGAAGGATTCGGGCGCGTGGTGTTCGTGATCCGCAAGGAATTCGAAGAGGCGTTCCGCACGCAGGTCGCCGCGAAATACGCGGACAAAGTGAAAGTGGATTATGTGTTTCAAGCGCTTGATGCGCTGCCGCCGGGCTTCGCCGTGCCGGAAGGGCGCGAGAAACCCTGGGGCACGGGCCATGCGGTGTGGTGTGCGCGCGATGCGGTGACGGAGCCGTTTGCGGTGATCGGGGCGGACGACTTTTTCGGTCGCGATGCGTTCCGGCAGCTGGCGTTGTTTTTGCGCGAGGGCGCAGCGACGGAGATCGAGGATGCCGCGCCGAATTTCGCGATGATCGGCTACCGGCTCGCAAACACGTTGTCGGAAAACGGGGCGGTGTCGCGTGGCGTGTGTGCCACGGGCGGCGATGGTTATCTGGAAAAAGTGGTTGAGCACACCGGCATCCGTCGCGAGGAAGTCGCCGCCACTGCAACCGGCGATGCGGACGCCGAAAAAAAATACACGGGTGAAGAAACCGTCTCGATGAACTGCTGGGCGTTTACGCCGGAGTTCTTCACGGGACTTAACGAACAGTTCGAAGCGTTCCTCGAAGCGCGTGGTGCTGAGATGAAGTCGGAATTTTATCTGCCCGAAGCGGTGTCCGAACAAGTGGCGGAAGGCTTGGCCACGGTCGAGGTTCGCACGACGAGCGCGAGCTGGTTTGGTGTCACGTATCGTGAGGACAAGCCGCGCGTGCAGGTGGCGCTGGCCGAGCTGGTGGCCGGGGGCGACTACCCGGCGCAGCTTTTCCCTGTTGCCTGA
- a CDS encoding class I SAM-dependent methyltransferase: MNSLLIPSVSVSSVSPSFELSSVAFFGRSLAEYAKFFPLDVAALRGRAVLDVAAGPSAFTAEATRCGIRATAVDPLYGCSPETLSAHVRLDYARTLRQMRAKPEIFRLKSFASLDEAERERRTAAEIFLADYEAGFLDNRYVGGALPRLPFADGAFDVVLCAHLLFIYERLFDYAFHLAACRELVRVSRDEVRIHPVCGPDGKPYRELGRLRADLAREGIASSVVSVDYEFFRGSDTTLVLRRVARNGLLAL, encoded by the coding sequence ATGAACTCCCTTTTGATTCCGTCGGTTTCCGTATCGTCCGTTTCTCCTTCGTTTGAATTGTCTTCAGTCGCGTTCTTTGGCCGCTCTCTGGCCGAGTATGCGAAGTTTTTCCCGCTCGATGTCGCCGCACTGCGCGGGCGCGCCGTGCTGGATGTTGCGGCGGGTCCGTCGGCCTTCACGGCCGAGGCAACGCGCTGTGGCATTCGTGCCACGGCGGTTGATCCTTTGTATGGCTGCTCGCCCGAAACGCTGTCGGCGCATGTGCGGCTCGATTATGCGCGCACGTTGCGACAGATGCGGGCGAAGCCGGAGATCTTCCGGCTAAAGTCCTTCGCGTCGCTGGATGAAGCGGAGCGCGAACGTCGGACAGCGGCGGAGATATTCCTGGCGGATTATGAGGCGGGTTTTTTGGACAACCGTTATGTGGGCGGAGCGTTGCCGCGACTGCCGTTTGCCGACGGGGCGTTCGATGTCGTGCTCTGCGCGCACCTGTTGTTTATTTATGAACGGTTGTTCGATTACGCATTTCATCTCGCGGCGTGCCGGGAGCTGGTGCGCGTGAGTCGGGATGAGGTGCGCATCCATCCGGTGTGCGGACCGGATGGAAAACCGTATCGAGAGCTCGGCCGGTTGCGGGCGGATCTGGCGAGGGAGGGAATCGCGTCGTCGGTGGTTTCGGTGGATTACGAATTTTTCAGGGGCAGCGACACGACGCTGGTTTTGCGGCGGGTTGCAAGAAATGGCCTGCTTGCCCTGTGA
- a CDS encoding helix-turn-helix transcriptional regulator yields the protein MESAPNILTGVLSREEVHAQVHWVYKGAPASSNEDWGRFLEVPGSVFFVEKGCIELAFENGQTVRCEAGDLFLGSRTVRNHRITAGSQVLSVGYDLMWATRHPVYAQGLNVRISAEARKANVAYRRLLTASLALLREFHPDRREVDFVTASHVPPSDAGSSIRQQLAFWNWFSRLHPVFELHGIAPDFPMARSAIVREVKDIVDRYPLSASFRDIAKKVELPVGWRRVQQLFQDELHQTPHDYFHTRRMDHARRRLRMRGVSVKEVAGELGFHSLSHFSDWFKKSSGLSPRQFLLGP from the coding sequence ATGGAATCCGCTCCCAATATACTGACAGGTGTTCTCTCCAGGGAGGAGGTTCATGCGCAGGTGCATTGGGTGTATAAAGGAGCTCCGGCGAGCAGCAACGAGGACTGGGGGAGATTCTTGGAAGTCCCCGGCTCGGTCTTCTTCGTAGAGAAGGGGTGCATCGAACTGGCATTCGAAAACGGACAAACGGTGAGGTGCGAGGCGGGCGATCTTTTTTTAGGATCTCGCACGGTGCGCAATCACCGCATTACCGCGGGTTCGCAGGTGTTGTCGGTCGGTTATGACCTTATGTGGGCGACGCGACACCCGGTCTATGCGCAAGGACTCAATGTGCGTATCTCCGCCGAAGCACGTAAGGCGAATGTCGCCTATCGCCGGTTGCTTACGGCCTCACTGGCGTTGTTGCGCGAGTTTCATCCGGACAGGAGGGAAGTCGATTTTGTAACGGCGTCGCATGTGCCGCCGTCGGATGCAGGCAGTTCGATCCGGCAGCAGCTCGCGTTTTGGAATTGGTTCAGCCGTCTGCATCCGGTGTTTGAGCTTCACGGGATCGCGCCGGATTTTCCGATGGCTCGCAGTGCGATCGTGCGGGAAGTGAAGGATATCGTGGACCGGTATCCATTGAGCGCATCCTTCCGCGACATCGCCAAAAAGGTGGAACTGCCGGTGGGGTGGAGGCGGGTGCAACAGTTATTCCAAGACGAGCTGCACCAGACTCCACACGATTACTTCCATACCCGGCGTATGGATCATGCGCGCCGGCGTTTGCGGATGCGGGGAGTGAGCGTGAAAGAGGTCGCCGGTGAGCTCGGCTTCCATTCGCTTTCCCACTTTTCAGACTGGTTCAAGAAGAGCAGCGGCCTGTCGCCGCGCCAGTTCTTGCTCGGGCCGTGA
- a CDS encoding choice-of-anchor R domain-containing protein: MQTPRLTSSLLILAALCTLCVGSVRADIIFGNLAGYTNDGGQSGAGSQINAVNSGGSNMVTGKGIGFTMGLTSYSVTSLTLRLNNVNDNPGVDVPTVSIYTANAGTAGSGSAGQANTLVGTFTNPTLNAGTTAANYTFTPAASITLNASTRYLIIVRQLNFVTDTVQEFNWLNGNGTVAPTGVAGSGYAVFGGTSNPASWTSSSSQFNWFQIDGTVSAVPEPSTYAALAGIASLGLVLIRRSRRQRLS; the protein is encoded by the coding sequence ATGCAAACCCCACGCCTCACGAGCTCCCTCCTGATTTTGGCCGCCCTGTGCACGCTTTGCGTCGGCTCCGTTCGCGCCGATATCATCTTCGGAAACCTGGCCGGCTACACCAACGACGGCGGTCAGAGCGGGGCCGGATCACAGATCAACGCCGTCAATAGCGGAGGCAGCAACATGGTCACCGGCAAAGGTATCGGGTTCACCATGGGACTCACTTCCTACAGTGTCACCAGCCTCACCCTGCGCCTGAATAACGTGAACGATAATCCCGGCGTCGATGTCCCGACTGTCTCGATCTACACCGCCAACGCCGGCACCGCCGGCTCCGGTTCAGCCGGTCAGGCCAACACATTGGTCGGAACCTTCACGAATCCTACGCTCAACGCCGGCACCACTGCGGCCAACTACACGTTCACCCCCGCCGCCTCGATCACGCTCAACGCCAGCACCCGCTACCTTATTATTGTTCGCCAGCTCAACTTCGTGACGGACACCGTTCAGGAATTCAACTGGCTCAACGGCAACGGCACGGTCGCCCCCACGGGCGTCGCCGGTAGCGGATACGCCGTGTTCGGCGGGACCTCGAATCCCGCAAGTTGGACCAGCAGCTCCAGCCAATTTAACTGGTTCCAAATCGACGGCACTGTCTCCGCCGTCCCCGAGCCGAGCACCTACGCCGCCCTCGCCGGCATCGCTTCCCTCGGCCTCGTCCTCATCCGCCGCTCGCGCCGTCAGCGCCTGTCGTAA